The Polyangiaceae bacterium genome includes a region encoding these proteins:
- a CDS encoding AAA family ATPase, with translation MTEPKPLAPTELRRACDPAELPFESTAELEPLERPLGQERAVEATHFAVALRRPGYNLFVLGPSGFGKHAFVRQILDRAAESRDVPPDVCYVYDFSAAPKPRALLVPAGRGRELSSDMDKLVEDLRAAIPAAFETDDFRAKLSRIEDELRARPEKVFREIEEQAKKSGIAMIRLPSGVGFAPLKNGEVLAPDEFEKLPEDERAVLEKTVAELQQKLQAGLRELPRWGKQAREKVRELNREVTSFAVDQLVDDVKQKYEDLPKVVNYLEAVRADVIENADAFRHDEEKGPLVELTGGKRPFQRYGVNLIVDNSAATGAPVIYDDRPAIDSLLGRVEHRAELGALVSDFTLIKGGSLHRANGGYLMLDLRQLLIHPHAWEALKRALFSREIRIESLGQMLGFSAGASLEPEPVPLDLKVVVIGDRYLFHLLAEVDADVGELFKVVADFDDRIDRTLENDLAFARLIATLALRDGLRPLGRDAVAAVLEQSARATGDSRKLSTRVRDLANLLHESEHYAGERSAELVSGADVQRALDARTRRQDRLRERLHEQILKDTLLIDTGGEKVGQVNGLSVLEFGGFAFGMPTRITATARVGDRKVVDIEREVELGGALHSKGVLILSSYFAARYTRHIPLSLSASLVFEQSYAGVEGDSASLAELCALISALSGAPVKQNIAMTGSVNQHGVVQAIGGVNEKIEGFFDICRARGLAGDQGVIIPVSNVPHLMLRPDVVAACAQGKFAVYPVQSVDDAVQVLTGLPAGESDEEGDFPEGTVNARVLEQLVQFAVIGESFGKLVKVSADDDDDPNGGQGPHESN, from the coding sequence ATGACCGAGCCCAAACCTCTGGCACCGACCGAGCTCCGGCGCGCCTGTGACCCCGCAGAGCTGCCCTTCGAGTCCACCGCGGAGCTCGAGCCGCTCGAGCGCCCGCTGGGCCAGGAGCGCGCGGTGGAGGCGACGCACTTTGCCGTCGCCCTGCGCCGCCCCGGCTACAACCTGTTCGTGCTGGGCCCGAGCGGATTCGGCAAGCACGCGTTCGTGCGCCAGATCCTCGACCGCGCCGCGGAGAGCCGCGATGTGCCGCCGGACGTCTGCTACGTCTACGACTTCTCGGCCGCACCGAAGCCGCGCGCGCTGCTCGTGCCGGCAGGCCGAGGGCGCGAGCTCTCGAGCGACATGGACAAGCTGGTCGAGGACCTTCGCGCAGCCATCCCCGCGGCGTTCGAGACCGACGATTTCCGGGCCAAGCTCTCGCGCATCGAGGATGAGCTCCGGGCGCGGCCGGAGAAGGTGTTCCGCGAGATCGAGGAGCAGGCGAAGAAGTCCGGCATCGCCATGATCCGGCTGCCCAGCGGCGTCGGCTTCGCTCCGCTCAAGAACGGCGAGGTGCTCGCGCCGGACGAGTTCGAGAAGCTGCCCGAAGACGAGCGCGCGGTGCTAGAGAAGACGGTGGCCGAGCTGCAGCAGAAGCTCCAAGCCGGGCTCCGGGAGCTGCCGCGCTGGGGCAAGCAGGCGCGCGAGAAGGTGCGCGAGCTGAACCGCGAGGTCACGAGCTTCGCCGTGGACCAGCTCGTGGACGACGTGAAGCAGAAGTACGAGGACCTGCCCAAGGTCGTCAACTACCTCGAGGCGGTTCGCGCCGACGTGATCGAGAACGCCGATGCCTTCCGCCACGACGAGGAGAAGGGCCCGCTGGTCGAGCTCACCGGCGGCAAGCGACCGTTCCAACGCTACGGGGTCAACCTGATCGTGGACAACTCCGCCGCCACCGGTGCGCCCGTGATCTACGACGACCGCCCGGCCATCGACAGCCTGCTCGGTCGCGTGGAGCACCGCGCGGAGCTCGGCGCGCTGGTCAGCGACTTCACGCTGATCAAGGGCGGTAGCCTGCACCGCGCCAACGGCGGCTACCTGATGCTCGACCTCAGGCAGCTCTTGATCCACCCCCACGCCTGGGAGGCGCTGAAGCGCGCGCTGTTCTCCCGGGAGATCCGCATCGAGTCCCTGGGGCAGATGCTGGGCTTCTCCGCCGGCGCGAGCCTCGAGCCGGAGCCGGTCCCGCTCGATCTGAAGGTGGTCGTGATCGGAGATCGCTACCTGTTCCACCTGCTGGCGGAGGTGGACGCGGACGTCGGCGAGCTGTTCAAGGTCGTGGCAGACTTCGACGACCGCATCGACCGGACGCTCGAGAACGATCTGGCCTTCGCTCGCCTGATCGCCACGCTCGCGCTGCGCGACGGGCTGCGCCCGCTGGGGCGCGACGCCGTAGCGGCGGTCCTGGAGCAGAGCGCGCGCGCGACCGGTGACTCGCGGAAGCTCTCCACGCGCGTGCGCGATCTGGCCAACTTGCTCCACGAGTCCGAGCACTACGCCGGCGAGCGCAGCGCCGAGCTGGTTTCCGGAGCAGACGTGCAGCGAGCGTTGGACGCGAGGACGCGGCGCCAGGATCGCCTGCGCGAGCGCCTGCACGAGCAGATCCTCAAAGACACGCTGCTCATCGACACTGGCGGAGAGAAGGTGGGCCAGGTCAACGGGCTGTCGGTGCTCGAGTTCGGCGGCTTCGCCTTCGGCATGCCCACCCGCATCACCGCCACCGCGCGCGTCGGCGACAGGAAGGTCGTGGACATCGAGCGCGAGGTCGAGCTCGGCGGTGCGCTGCACTCCAAAGGCGTGCTGATCCTGTCGAGCTATTTCGCGGCGCGCTACACCCGGCACATCCCGCTGTCGCTCTCGGCCAGCTTGGTCTTCGAGCAGTCGTACGCCGGGGTCGAAGGCGACAGCGCGTCGCTGGCGGAGCTGTGCGCGCTGATCTCCGCGCTCTCCGGCGCGCCGGTGAAGCAGAACATCGCCATGACCGGGTCGGTGAACCAGCACGGCGTGGTTCAGGCCATCGGCGGCGTGAACGAGAAAATCGAGGGATTCTTCGACATTTGCCGCGCGCGGGGCCTGGCCGGAGACCAAGGCGTGATCATCCCGGTGAGCAACGTCCCGCACCTGATGCTGCGCCCCGACGTCGTGGCCGCCTGCGCCCAAGGCAAGTTCGCGGTCTACCCGGTGCAGAGCGTGGACGACGCCGTTCAGGTGCTCACGGGGCTGCCTGCGGGCGAGTCCGACGAAGAAGGAGACTTCCCCGAGGGCACGGTCAACGCGCGGGTGCTCGAGCAGCTGGTGCAGTTCGCGGTGATCGGTGAGAGCTTCGGCAAGCTGGTCAAGGTGAGCGCGGACGACGACGACGATCCGAACGGTGGCCAGGGTCCCCACGAGAGCAACTGA
- a CDS encoding methionine adenosyltransferase — protein sequence MKVRLDLTEAPGGAELVERKGLGHPDTICDALAEELSHALCRFYLDRFGEILHHNVDKALLVGGASRPRFGGGELLEPIEIHLAGRAVTQVGNDSVPLADIVRESATTWLSENLRSLDVERQVRIFTHVRAGSMDLSELFRRRQHAGGVLANDTSIGVGFAPLSRLERLVLEVERELNGPAFRATHPAGGEDVKVMGRRDGDRVAFTVARAFVDRHLPDLDAYLSAKAAVASRVRELAARELGEVALVVNGSDDPENGSVYPDRDRPVRGGGDDGQVGRGNRVNGLITPHRPMSLEAAAGKNPVSHVGKLYNLVANVAAASLANELDGVEHAEVYLVSCIGRPVSEPELAQVRLCLQDPAGLESLRPRVTQIVTSALGELPTLLPRLLQGDIQVY from the coding sequence ATGAAAGTCCGCCTCGATCTCACCGAAGCCCCTGGTGGTGCCGAGCTGGTTGAGCGCAAAGGGCTCGGTCACCCCGACACGATCTGCGACGCGCTGGCCGAGGAGCTCTCGCACGCGCTGTGCCGATTCTACCTGGATCGCTTCGGCGAGATCCTGCACCACAACGTCGACAAGGCGCTCCTGGTGGGCGGCGCCTCCCGCCCGCGTTTCGGCGGCGGCGAGCTGCTCGAGCCCATCGAGATCCACCTGGCGGGGCGCGCCGTGACTCAGGTCGGCAACGACAGCGTGCCGCTCGCGGACATCGTGCGCGAGAGCGCGACCACCTGGCTCTCGGAGAACCTGCGCTCGCTAGACGTCGAGCGCCAGGTCCGCATCTTCACCCACGTCCGCGCCGGCTCGATGGATCTGTCGGAGCTGTTTCGCCGGCGGCAGCACGCGGGTGGCGTGCTCGCCAACGACACCTCCATCGGCGTGGGCTTCGCGCCGCTCTCCAGGCTCGAGCGCCTGGTCCTCGAGGTCGAGCGCGAGCTGAACGGGCCGGCGTTCCGCGCCACCCACCCAGCGGGAGGCGAGGACGTCAAGGTGATGGGCCGCCGGGACGGTGACCGGGTCGCGTTCACCGTCGCGCGAGCGTTCGTCGATCGTCACCTGCCGGACCTGGACGCGTATCTCTCGGCCAAGGCCGCGGTGGCGAGCCGAGTGCGCGAGCTCGCGGCGCGCGAGCTCGGTGAGGTCGCGCTGGTCGTCAACGGCAGCGACGACCCCGAGAACGGCAGCGTGTACCCTGACCGTGACCGGCCTGTCCGCGGAGGCGGGGACGACGGGCAGGTCGGGCGCGGCAACCGCGTGAACGGCCTGATCACGCCACACCGGCCCATGAGCCTCGAGGCCGCGGCCGGCAAGAACCCGGTCAGCCACGTGGGCAAGCTCTACAACCTGGTGGCGAACGTCGCAGCCGCGTCGCTGGCGAACGAGCTCGACGGCGTGGAGCACGCCGAGGTCTACCTGGTGAGCTGCATCGGCCGGCCCGTGAGCGAGCCCGAGCTGGCGCAGGTTCGGCTGTGCCTGCAAGACCCCGCCGGGCTGGAGTCGCTTCGTCCCCGGGTCACCCAGATCGTGACCTCGGCGCTCGGCGAGCTGCCGACGCTCTTGCCGCGGCTGCTCCAGGGTGACATTCAGGTTTACTGA
- a CDS encoding M48 family metalloprotease — protein MRLLPVFALVVACSRPAAPPPAVPAPSAERVSGQILSELLLGSHGPLEDPELTAYVRRVGARVARAVGRRDETWRVELSDDPKPLGHALPGGTLLVSRGALAYLSSEAELAAILAHELAHAAHGHTELGKSALPAHATLGAARQSALDADEERQADALAVRYVARAGYDPKAVGRALAALARAVALDCQRELGRVDCASAHDDDDPHPPGQRARRAWRSPPEQPAAKSDASATSARSMGCHSGATTPRSRTAAFVPRRALLRRAARVHAFPVGPRALGQGPRRRAPDRALARPLLPRGAALERALRPFPEPADRRPPRLHRQPG, from the coding sequence GTGAGGCTCCTGCCCGTCTTCGCCCTGGTGGTCGCTTGCTCGCGCCCTGCGGCCCCTCCGCCCGCGGTGCCGGCGCCGAGCGCGGAGCGCGTCAGCGGTCAGATCCTGTCCGAGCTCCTCCTGGGCAGCCACGGTCCGCTCGAGGACCCCGAGCTCACCGCCTACGTGCGCCGCGTCGGCGCCAGAGTCGCCCGCGCCGTCGGGCGACGGGACGAGACCTGGCGCGTCGAGCTCAGCGACGATCCGAAGCCGCTCGGGCACGCGCTCCCGGGCGGGACGCTGCTGGTCTCCCGCGGAGCCCTGGCGTACCTGAGCTCCGAGGCGGAGCTCGCCGCGATCCTGGCGCACGAGCTCGCCCACGCCGCGCATGGGCACACCGAGCTCGGCAAGAGCGCGCTGCCCGCCCACGCCACGCTGGGCGCCGCTCGGCAGAGCGCTCTCGACGCCGACGAAGAGCGGCAGGCCGATGCCCTCGCGGTGCGCTACGTGGCCCGCGCGGGCTACGATCCGAAGGCGGTGGGCCGCGCCCTCGCCGCCCTGGCGCGAGCCGTGGCGCTGGATTGCCAGCGCGAGCTCGGCCGCGTCGATTGCGCCTCGGCCCACGACGACGACGATCCACACCCGCCCGGGCAGCGCGCCAGGCGCGCGTGGCGCTCGCCGCCGGAGCAGCCGGCGGCGAAGTCGGACGCGAGCGCTACCTCCGCGCGCTCGATGGGCTGCCACTCGGGGGCCACGACGCCGCGCTCGCGGACCGCCGCTTTCGTTCCCCGGCGGGCTCTCCTTCGCCGTGCCGCCCGGGTTCACGCCTTCCCTGTCGGGCCACGTGCTCTCGGCCAAGGCCCTCGGCGCCGAGCTCCTGATCGTGCGCTTGCACGGCCGCTTCTTCCGCGAGGCGCTGCTCTCGAGCGTGCGCTCCGGCCCTTTCCTGAGCCGGCGGATCGCCGGCCACCGCGCCTTCATCGGCAGCCTGGGTGA
- a CDS encoding SurA N-terminal domain-containing protein, with product MRWSSLTLACLLVGATARADPRPVDRVVARVDGAPILLSELRLAARPRLAQLAGQPAWQRARVLRLALDEAREAAIAGALLSARARQRGLVIADAEVAAALAHIAGDQKLGVDELLAVARAAGFPAPAYRAELRRQLLEQRLLFTEPYGRAGSPPSGAARSAWLERRRDELLSELRGAHASSASVASDRALGRARLRAARGGAERRSAERVRRSDPGRHSTIELPSEPEWGARVSAVELRGTRRVPEALLRAAIEIRAGETLDEERVAADVRRLYALEAFSQVVAETDATPGGVRLRFVVEERRLVGRVDYRGIGALPLGRHVPLREGELFDPARIHRAAQGLEDHLVESGHLDARVRSHQRRDTETVDVCFAVEAGPRYTLAELVPVGNHSVPSSELSALVDDHDGEVNRPGAPFRPDLLGPARLRIQALYFDRGFLDVALGEPRVVRDEGSRTLRVEWPIQEGTVYRLARVTFSGKLRGPEQRYRELLGVAPGQVFSRARIAEGLGRIREHHETLGHSAQAVPEIELDPREGSVGLRVSIEERAP from the coding sequence ATGCGCTGGTCGTCGCTCACCCTCGCGTGCCTGCTCGTCGGGGCTACGGCCCGCGCCGACCCGCGCCCCGTCGATCGCGTGGTCGCGCGGGTGGACGGCGCGCCCATCCTGCTCTCGGAGCTCCGCCTTGCCGCGCGCCCTCGCCTGGCCCAGCTCGCCGGCCAGCCCGCCTGGCAGCGCGCGCGGGTGCTCCGCCTCGCCCTGGACGAAGCGCGCGAAGCTGCCATCGCCGGCGCGCTCTTGAGCGCGCGCGCGCGACAGCGCGGTCTGGTCATCGCGGACGCCGAGGTCGCGGCCGCCCTCGCCCACATCGCAGGAGACCAGAAGCTCGGCGTGGACGAGCTCCTGGCCGTGGCGCGCGCCGCGGGCTTCCCCGCTCCCGCCTACCGCGCCGAGCTCCGACGCCAGCTGCTGGAGCAGCGGCTGCTCTTCACCGAGCCGTACGGCCGCGCAGGCAGCCCGCCGAGCGGTGCCGCTCGGAGCGCATGGCTCGAGCGGAGACGTGACGAGCTCCTGAGCGAGCTCCGGGGCGCGCATGCGTCGAGCGCTTCGGTCGCTTCTGATCGCGCTCTTGGCCGCGCCCGGCTGCGCGCGGCCCGCGGCGGCGCCGAGCGCCGCTCGGCCGAGCGCGTGCGACGCTCCGACCCGGGCCGACACTCCACGATCGAGCTGCCGTCCGAGCCTGAGTGGGGCGCCCGCGTCAGCGCCGTAGAGCTCCGCGGTACGCGCCGGGTGCCGGAGGCCTTGCTCCGCGCTGCCATCGAGATTCGCGCGGGCGAGACCCTCGACGAAGAGCGCGTCGCGGCGGACGTGCGCCGCCTGTACGCGCTGGAGGCGTTCTCGCAAGTGGTCGCCGAGACGGACGCGACGCCCGGTGGAGTGCGCCTGCGCTTCGTCGTCGAGGAGCGTCGCCTGGTCGGGCGCGTGGACTACCGCGGCATCGGGGCGCTGCCCCTCGGGCGTCACGTGCCCCTCCGCGAGGGTGAGCTCTTCGATCCGGCGCGGATTCACCGCGCCGCGCAGGGGCTCGAGGACCACTTGGTCGAGAGCGGGCACCTCGACGCGCGCGTGCGGAGCCACCAGCGCCGTGACACCGAGACAGTGGACGTGTGCTTCGCCGTCGAGGCCGGACCTCGCTACACCCTCGCCGAGCTCGTGCCGGTGGGCAACCACAGCGTGCCGAGCTCCGAGCTCTCCGCGCTGGTGGACGATCACGACGGCGAGGTCAACCGCCCCGGCGCGCCGTTCCGCCCGGATCTCCTCGGCCCCGCTCGTCTGCGCATCCAGGCGCTGTACTTCGACCGCGGCTTCTTGGACGTCGCGCTCGGTGAGCCGCGCGTCGTGCGCGACGAGGGCTCGAGGACGCTACGCGTCGAGTGGCCCATCCAGGAAGGAACGGTCTACCGGCTCGCGCGCGTGACCTTCTCCGGCAAGCTGCGCGGGCCGGAGCAGCGCTATCGCGAGCTGCTCGGTGTCGCGCCGGGGCAGGTGTTTTCGCGCGCGCGGATCGCAGAGGGGCTCGGGCGCATCCGCGAGCACCACGAGACGCTCGGTCACTCGGCGCAGGCGGTCCCCGAGATCGAGCTCGATCCGCGCGAAGGGAGCGTGGGCCTGCGCGTGTCGATCGAGGAGCGTGCGCCGTGA
- a CDS encoding tyrosine recombinase XerC: MESPLPIDRLERSIERFSEHLSGQRRASPHTVAAYASDLRQLAQFVRDRSRAEVAPADVNKLVLRAWLGELSRSRSAGSIARKLASVRAFFRYLCREGELSDNPAELVATPKIRRKLPAFLSVDAASQVMDAPVDGTARSDAESARDRLMLELLYGSGLRVSELAGLDLDQISLEQNELRVLGKGRKERVVPLGRAARAALEVYLTLRPELRHAKNGAQDPRGLLLTRRGTRLGVRRIQVLVQRYGTLGAGRPDLHPHALRHTCATHMLEGGADLRAIQEMLGHSSLSTTQRYTHVSLEQLLGVYDRAHPLAKKGRRG; this comes from the coding sequence ATGGAATCGCCTCTGCCCATCGATCGCCTGGAGCGCTCCATCGAGCGGTTCAGCGAGCACCTGTCGGGGCAGCGGCGGGCGTCCCCGCACACCGTGGCCGCGTACGCCAGCGACCTCCGGCAGCTCGCCCAGTTCGTGCGCGACAGGTCCCGAGCCGAGGTGGCCCCGGCGGACGTGAACAAGCTGGTGCTGCGCGCCTGGCTGGGTGAGCTCAGCCGCTCGCGCTCGGCCGGGAGCATCGCGCGCAAGCTGGCCAGCGTGCGGGCCTTCTTCCGCTACCTGTGCCGCGAGGGCGAGCTCAGCGATAACCCTGCGGAGCTGGTCGCCACGCCGAAGATCCGGCGCAAGCTGCCGGCGTTCCTGTCGGTGGACGCCGCCTCGCAGGTGATGGACGCGCCGGTGGACGGCACCGCGCGCAGTGACGCCGAGAGCGCGCGCGACCGCCTGATGCTCGAGCTCTTGTACGGCTCGGGCCTGCGCGTGAGCGAGCTCGCGGGCCTGGACCTCGATCAGATCTCGCTGGAGCAGAACGAGCTCCGCGTGTTGGGCAAGGGACGAAAGGAGCGCGTCGTTCCGCTGGGGCGCGCGGCCCGCGCGGCGCTCGAGGTCTATCTGACGCTGCGCCCCGAGCTCCGGCACGCCAAGAACGGCGCCCAGGATCCGCGCGGGTTGCTCCTGACCCGACGGGGTACTCGGCTCGGCGTGCGGCGCATCCAGGTGCTGGTCCAGCGCTACGGGACGCTGGGGGCGGGCAGACCGGACTTGCATCCGCACGCGCTCCGCCACACATGCGCCACGCACATGCTGGAAGGAGGCGCGGACCTGCGCGCAATTCAGGAAATGCTGGGCCACTCGAGCCTCTCGACGACGCAGCGCTACACCCATGTCTCGCTCGAGCAACTGCTCGGGGTCTACGACCGCGCGCACCCGCTCGCCAAGAAAGGGCGCCGTGGCTGA
- a CDS encoding universal stress protein: MAKIVVGFDSSASERLADAAARLAQALEGELLGIFVEEPAALRLAELPFTLLIEHSGRAQALDLAHLEALFAAAAARASAELARAARRERVPVSFRVARGRLLRELASAANERDLIVMDSSRPEPRPGASRGPVTLAATRAEHVRTLLELGAAVAGRELLVLIAPEDARPGAERWAAETGHPVLFRRFASFAPRGLGRAVAQLSGRMLLVVGDEWGSASSGSCAGSWAVRWFSAAENPSFRGPASGPKLTKINFLEMLGLWEVRKPNETSLSCFPWADGRRAGGLWR; the protein is encoded by the coding sequence ATGGCCAAGATCGTGGTGGGCTTCGATTCGTCGGCGAGTGAACGGCTCGCAGACGCTGCGGCGCGTCTCGCCCAGGCCCTCGAGGGCGAGCTGCTCGGGATCTTCGTGGAAGAGCCGGCGGCACTCCGGCTGGCGGAGCTGCCTTTCACCCTTCTGATCGAACACTCTGGACGAGCTCAAGCCCTGGACCTCGCGCACCTCGAGGCGCTGTTCGCGGCGGCGGCGGCGCGGGCTTCTGCCGAGCTCGCCCGGGCGGCGCGGCGTGAGCGAGTGCCGGTATCGTTTCGCGTGGCGCGCGGCCGGCTCCTGAGAGAGCTCGCGTCGGCGGCGAACGAGCGTGACCTGATCGTCATGGACAGCTCGCGCCCCGAGCCCCGACCGGGCGCGTCGCGCGGTCCGGTGACCCTCGCGGCGACGCGGGCCGAGCATGTGCGGACGCTGCTCGAGCTGGGGGCGGCCGTCGCGGGCCGCGAGCTCCTGGTGTTGATCGCGCCCGAAGACGCGCGCCCGGGCGCCGAGCGCTGGGCTGCCGAGACCGGGCATCCGGTGCTGTTCCGACGCTTCGCCAGCTTCGCGCCTCGCGGGCTCGGCCGGGCAGTGGCTCAGCTCTCGGGCCGCATGCTGCTGGTCGTCGGCGACGAGTGGGGGAGCGCGAGCTCGGGGAGCTGCGCCGGGAGCTGGGCTGTCCGCTGGTTCTCTGCCGCTGAAAACCCGAGCTTTCGCGGACCGGCCAGCGGCCCGAAGTTGACGAAAATCAATTTCCTGGAAATGCTTGGGCTTTGGGAGGTTCGAAAACCGAATGAAACTTCGCTCTCTTGTTTTCCTTGGGCTGATGGGCGCCGCGCTGGCGGCTTGTGGCGATGA
- a CDS encoding sulfatase → MPGNGLDEDCSGKDAEQVVLEQAEPALPKDAREAALAKIPEGLSVVLISIDTLRYDIGYMGNPRPVSPNIDALAKRSVVFEKSYALASYTSKSLAPALIGKYPNETHRGWAHFNRFAKADIFLPERLQKAGIRTVSVQGYWYFFQEGVGFERGFDVIDTSAAPKSIQVEGDRSYNSEKLSDAAIAQLGKPENAGKPLFMWVHYVDPHAEYVKHEGFDFGGTGRDLYDSEVAYVDHHVGRLLEAIEKSPAKDRTAIVLTSDHGEAFGEHGMLRHGFELWEELIRVPLIVYVPGLTPRKVSVRRGAIDLVPTLLELYRQPMPSGEGTDFVSGTSLLLDLVHPEGHEPKERIVFSHMTAGPNNADRQAFIDGGLKLITSDGRPIGLYDLEKDPAEKKDLLDDAALKEKVMGRYRAFLKELREVKVRPQ, encoded by the coding sequence GTGCCGGGCAACGGGTTGGACGAGGACTGCTCGGGCAAGGACGCCGAGCAGGTGGTGCTGGAACAAGCCGAGCCCGCTCTGCCCAAGGACGCTCGGGAAGCGGCGCTGGCCAAGATCCCCGAGGGCCTCAGCGTGGTGCTGATCAGCATCGATACGCTGCGCTACGACATCGGCTACATGGGCAACCCGCGGCCCGTGTCGCCGAACATCGACGCGCTGGCGAAACGCAGCGTCGTGTTCGAGAAGAGCTACGCCCTGGCGTCGTACACCAGCAAGAGCCTGGCGCCGGCGCTGATCGGCAAGTACCCGAACGAGACGCACCGCGGTTGGGCGCACTTCAATCGCTTCGCCAAGGCGGACATCTTCTTGCCGGAGCGGCTCCAGAAGGCGGGCATCCGCACCGTCAGCGTGCAAGGTTACTGGTACTTCTTCCAGGAGGGAGTGGGTTTCGAGCGCGGGTTCGACGTCATCGACACCTCCGCGGCGCCCAAGAGCATCCAGGTCGAAGGGGATCGCAGCTACAACTCGGAGAAGCTGTCCGACGCGGCCATCGCCCAGCTCGGGAAGCCCGAGAACGCGGGCAAGCCGCTGTTCATGTGGGTGCACTACGTGGATCCCCACGCCGAATACGTGAAGCACGAGGGCTTCGACTTCGGTGGTACCGGCCGCGACCTCTACGACAGCGAGGTGGCCTACGTCGATCACCACGTCGGACGGCTGCTCGAGGCCATCGAGAAGAGCCCGGCCAAGGACCGCACCGCGATCGTGCTCACCAGCGACCATGGCGAGGCCTTCGGCGAGCACGGCATGCTGCGCCACGGCTTCGAGCTCTGGGAGGAGCTGATCCGAGTCCCGCTCATCGTCTACGTGCCTGGCCTGACGCCGCGGAAGGTGAGCGTGCGACGCGGCGCCATCGATCTGGTGCCGACCCTGCTCGAGCTCTACCGCCAGCCGATGCCCAGCGGCGAAGGCACGGACTTCGTCAGTGGAACCTCGCTCTTGCTCGATCTCGTGCACCCCGAGGGTCACGAACCGAAGGAGCGCATCGTCTTTTCCCACATGACCGCCGGGCCCAACAACGCCGACCGGCAGGCCTTCATCGACGGTGGGCTCAAGCTCATCACCAGCGACGGCCGGCCCATCGGGCTCTACGATCTGGAGAAGGACCCTGCGGAGAAGAAGGACCTGCTCGACGACGCGGCCCTCAAGGAGAAGGTGATGGGTCGGTACCGCGCGTTCCTGAAGGAGCTCCGAGAGGTGAAGGTCAGGCCTCAGTGA
- a CDS encoding acetyl-CoA carboxylase biotin carboxyl carrier protein subunit, with amino-acid sequence MRPTLAERMHPLGEERQCLASLAQILLASAPHALLRQHRRGGARGRGRRAAGWPPRGPAPRLRRRRFFDCPRPARALLAHRQRAHAAARGAGVRRRARGELPKLGAWISGRRADLEVESARMRAAAELKVRPSAGHDGTVTSPMPGKVIKVLVAEGDEVADGAPVVVVEAMKMENELGSPRAGVVQKVHVQPGDAVEGGARLVTVA; translated from the coding sequence ATGCGGCCAACGCTGGCCGAAAGGATGCACCCGCTCGGGGAGGAACGACAATGCCTCGCCAGCCTCGCGCAGATTCTGCTAGCTTCCGCGCCCCATGCGCTACTTCGTCAACATCGACGGGGAGGAGCACGTGGTCGAGGTCGCCGAGCTGCCGGGTGGCCGCCACGAGGTCCGGCTCCTCGCCTCCGCCGGCGCCGATTCTTCGACTGCCCGCGTCCTGCCCGCGCGCTTCTCGCACACCGGCAGCGCGCTCACGCTGCAGCTCGGGGAGCGGGTGTTCGACGTCGTGCTCGAGGGGAGCTGCCCAAGCTGGGCGCCTGGATCAGCGGCCGCCGCGCGGATCTCGAGGTCGAGAGCGCCCGCATGCGCGCGGCAGCGGAGCTCAAGGTCCGCCCCAGCGCCGGCCACGACGGGACCGTGACCTCACCGATGCCCGGCAAGGTGATCAAGGTGCTGGTCGCCGAGGGCGACGAGGTCGCCGACGGCGCGCCGGTCGTGGTCGTCGAGGCCATGAAGATGGAGAACGAGCTCGGCTCGCCCCGCGCGGGCGTGGTGCAGAAGGTCCACGTCCAACCCGGCGACGCCGTCGAGGGCGGCGCTCGCCTGGTCACGGTGGCCTGA
- a CDS encoding flippase-like domain-containing protein — protein sequence MSVRHAGDRDRATRGPGRRPAGGAGRRAVDHRCRGARAGDPGRTLRVLADLGQGRARARLAQLGIRLCQHATTTSATWLAARWFGLDIPLTVMLSYMPVILVVASLPINVAGFGAVQGAWLLLSPWAPAERILAFSVVWQAVSALALIARGLPFLRGVLADIRAGRK from the coding sequence GTGTCTGTACGCCACGCTGGTGATCGTGATCGGGCGACCCGCGGTCCCGGGCGCCGTCCTGCCGGTGGTGCTGGGCGTCGCGCTGTCGATCATCGCTGCCGTGGTGCTCGTGCCGGCGACCCGGGTCGAACGCTTCGGGTTCTTGCAGATCTGGGTCAAGGTCGGGCGCGCGCGCGGCTCGCGCAGCTCGGCATTCGCCTCTGCCAGCACGCCACGACTACTTCGGCGACCTGGCTCGCGGCGCGCTGGTTCGGCTTGGACATCCCGCTCACCGTCATGCTCTCGTACATGCCGGTGATCCTGGTGGTGGCGTCGCTGCCGATCAACGTCGCCGGTTTCGGCGCCGTGCAGGGCGCGTGGCTCTTGCTCAGCCCCTGGGCACCCGCAGAGCGCATCCTGGCCTTCAGCGTGGTGTGGCAGGCGGTGAGCGCGCTGGCGCTGATCGCCCGAGGGCTGCCCTTCCTCCGCGGCGTGCTCGCGGACATCCGCGCGGGTCGCAAATGA